In Odontesthes bonariensis isolate fOdoBon6 chromosome 6, fOdoBon6.hap1, whole genome shotgun sequence, one genomic interval encodes:
- the ikbkb gene encoding inhibitor of nuclear factor kappa-B kinase subunit beta, with amino-acid sequence MNRVPLQQQTQSCGSWELKERLGTGGFGNVTRWQNKDTEEQIAIKQCRQELCERNKERWCLEIQIMKRLNHVNVVAAREVPEGMQKMVAINDLPLLAMEYCQGGDLRKYLNLMDNCCGMREGSVLILLQDISLALTYLHNKRIIHRDLKPENIVLQQGEKRLIHKIIDLGYAKELDQTSLCTSFVGTLQYLAPELIERQKYTVAVDYWSFGTLVFECITGFRPFLPTWQPVPWHNKVRLKQDDHIVVYEDLSGQIRFSKHLPLSNNLNSFLLEKMEKWLQLMLKWSAQERGKDSSTTPSDCFSQLELILQLKLVHVLNMMSATILTYSVADDETVGNLQLRIEKDTNIPAANQELLLEAGLALEPHALATQCAVDYTEVDGRRTDLPLVFLFDRSSCTYEPQFAPRPLPENIRFVQSDPKHVLAYSPLRRTCGQAWHTIRSLKENWQRLQQGQKAAIMSLLRHNSSLSRQKNEMVSMHQRLTAKLDFFNTSLHIDMDKYQEQTATGIASDKLLGVWREMEQTAVSCGQAKVSELEEEMMQLQPDIVDVQRQPWRSGEALDTLEGKAMELFRKLREKPRDQRCSGDSQELVRLVVQAVQFYEKKLRDFYTHLSKTAVCRQRVMELLPKVDGVVQKMAESEQVLMGLQERRQKELWNLLKVACSKVRSPVSGSPDGLRTPSSVPPLLTPRHSLQQFDESLVEESRTFESRLQSLLHDTIQESESDIGMLREWTWLQGDQNFSSDLS; translated from the exons ATGAATCGAGTccccctgcagcagcagacgcAGAGCTGTGGGTCCTGGGAGCTGAAGGAGCGGCTCGGCACCGGGGGCTTTGGAAATGTCACAAGATGGCAAAATAAG gACACAGAGGAGCAGATTGCTATAAAGCAGTGTCGGCAGGAGCTGTGCGAGAGGAACAAAGAACGATGGTGTCTGGAGATCCAGATCATGAAGAG GCTGAATCATGTTAACGTGGTCGCCGCTCGAGAAGTTCCTGAGGGGATGCAGAAAATGGTGGCAATCAACGATCTGCCACTGCTGGCCATGGAGTACTGTCAGGGTGGTGACCTGAGAAAG TATCTCAACCTCATGGACAACTGCTGTGGAATGAGGGAGGGCTCCGTTTTGATTCTATTACAAGATATTT CTTTGGCTCTGACCTACCTACATAACAAGAGGATCATCCACAGAGACCTGAAACCAGAAAACATTGTGTTGCAGCAAGGGGAGAAGAGA TTGATCCACAAGATTATAGATCTCGGCTATGCTAAAGAGTTGGACCAGACCAGCCTTTGCACATCCTTTGTGGGAACACTGCAGTACTTA GCTCCAGAGCTCATAGAGAGACAGAAGTACACGGTTGCTGTGGACTACTGGAGCTTCGGCACTTTGGTGTTCGAGTGTATCACAGGATTTCGCCCTTTCTTACCAACCTGGCAACCGGTTCCCTG GCATAACAAAGTCAGGCTGAAGCAGGACGATCATATCGTTGTCTATGAAGACCTCTCAGGACAAATCCGCTTCTCCAAACATCTGCCCCTGTCCAACAACCTCAACAG TTTTTTGCTAGAGAAGATGGAGAAGTGGCTGCAGCTGATGTTAAAGTGGTCCGCGCAGGAGAGGGGCAAAGACAGCAGCACTACACCCAGTGACTGCTTCTCCCAGCTGGAGCTCATTCTGCAGCTCAAG CTGGTTCATGTCCTGAACATGATGTCTGCTACGATCTTGACTTACTCCGTCGCAGATGATGAGACCGTGGGCAACCTGCAGCTGAGAATAGAGAAAGACACCAACATCCCAGCAGCCAATCAGGAGCTTCTGCTCGAGGCGGGGTTAGCCTTGGAGCCTCACGCACTGGCCACTCAGTGCGCCGTAGATTACACT GAGGTAGATGGGCGACGAACAGACCTGCCTCTGGTCTTCCTGTTTGATCGCTCTTCCTGCACTTATGAACCTCAGTTTGCTCCCCGACCTCTGCCTGAAAACATCCGATTTGTCC AATCTGACCCCAAGCACGTCCTGGCCTACAGCCCTCTGAGGAGGACTTGTGGGCAGGCGTGGCACACTATCCGGTCCCTGAAGGAAAACTGGCAAAGACTGCAGCAGGGGCAGAAAGCGGCCAT CATGAGCCTGCTGAGACACAACTCCTCACTGTCCAGACAGAAGAATGAGATGGTGTCCATGCACCAGAGACTCACAGCCAAGCTGGACTTCTTCAACACCAGCCTCCACATAGACATGGACAAATACCAAGAGCAGACAGCCACAGGGATCG CATCAGACAAACTTCTGGGTGTGTGGAGGGAGATGGAGCAAACTGCTGTCAGCTGTGGCCAG GCCAAGGTGAGTGAACTGGAGGAGGAGATGATGCAGCTGCAGCCAGACATAGTTGATGTGCAGAGGCAGCCGTGGAGGAGCGGTGAGGCCTTGGACACACT TGAAGGAAAAGCCATGGAGCTGTTCCGCAAACTCAGAGAGAAACCCAGAG ACCAGAGGTGTTCCGGAGACAGTCAGGAGTTGGTGCGTCTGGTGGTTCAGGCCGTGCAGTTCTACGAGAAGAAGCTCAGAGATTTCTACACACACCTCAG TAAGACCGCAGTGTGCCGTCAGCGTGTGATGGAGCTGCTGCCCAAGGTGGATGGTGTGGTCCAGAAGATGGCTGAGAGCGAACAAGTCCTGATGGGTCTGCAGGAGAGGCGACAGAAGGAGCTGTGGAACCTGCTCAAAGTGGCCTGT AGTAAAGTTCGCAGCCCAGTGAGTGGGAGTCCTGATGGATTACGAACCCCTTCATCGGTGCCGCCGCTGTTGACCCCCAGACACAGCTTACAGCAGTT TGACGAGTCCCTTGTGGAAGAGAGCAGGACATTTGAGAGTCGACTCCAGAGTTTGCTGCATGACACCATCCAGGAATCAGAGAGCGACATAGGG ATGTTGAGGGAGTGGACGTGGCTGCAGGGAGACCAGAATTTCTCCAGTGACCTCTCCTGA
- the vdac3 gene encoding voltage-dependent anion-selective channel protein 3 isoform X2, with protein MAVPPAYSDLGKPAKDIFNKGFGYGVLKLDVKTKSQNGVEFATSGSNNTDTGKSGGHLETKYKVSDLGINFNQKWNTDNTLSTEITMEDQLAKGLKLGLDTSFVPNTGKKSAKLKTGYKRDHMNVGCDLDFDMAGPTVHAAAVLGYEGWLAGYQLAFDTAKSKLTQNNFALGYKAGDFQLHTNVNDGSEFAGSIYQKVNCNLETAVHLAWTAGSNNTRFGIGAKYQLDKDATLSTKVNNACLVGVGYTQTLRPGVKLTLSAMIDGKSMNGGGHKVGMGFELEA; from the exons ATGGCCGTCCCTCCTGCATATTCAGACTTGGGAAAACCTGCTAAAGACATCTTCAACAAGGGCTTTG GCTATGGAGTTCTGAAGCTGGACGTCAAGACCAAGTCTCAGAATGGCGTT GAGTTTGCCACTTCTGGCTCcaacaacacagacacaggGAAGTCGGGGGGCCACCTGGAGACCAAGTACAAAGTGAGCGATCTGGGGATCAACTTCAATCAGAAATGGAATACAGACAACACTCTCTCCACAGAAATCACCATGGAGGACCAG CTGGCTAAAGGCTTAAAACTCGGTCTGGACACATCATTTGTGCCCAACACTGG CAAGAAGAGTGCCAAACTGAAGACGGGCTACAAGCGGGACCACATGAATGTGGGCTGTGACCTGGACTTCGACATGGCTGGTCCCACTGTCCACGCAGCTGCTGTGCTGGGCTACGagggctggctggctggctacCAGCTGGCTTTCGACACTGCCAAGTCTAAACTGACTCAGAACAACTTTGCCCTTGGATACAAGGCTGGTGACTTCCAGCTTCACACCAACGT CAATGACGGTTCAGAGTTTGCCGGCTCCATTTACCAAAAAGTGAACTGCAACTTGGAGACAGCGGTCCACCTGGCCTGGACGGCTGGCAGCAACAACACCCGCTTTGGAATTGGAGCCAAATACCAGCTGGATAAGGATGCCACCCTGTCT ACAAAGGTTAACAACGCCTGCCTGGTTGGAGTTGGATACACACAAACCCTCAGGCCAG GAGTGAAACTCACCCTCTCGGCTATGATTGACGGGAAGAGTATGAACGGCGGCGGACACAAAGTCGGCATGGGCTTCGAGCTGGAGGCATAA
- the vdac3 gene encoding voltage-dependent anion-selective channel protein 3 isoform X1, whose protein sequence is MAETEGIVVQQDTTEKVAQAEKVEQAEKVVQAENKDVCVTCQPQVPKGHGIMAVPPAYSDLGKPAKDIFNKGFGYGVLKLDVKTKSQNGVEFATSGSNNTDTGKSGGHLETKYKVSDLGINFNQKWNTDNTLSTEITMEDQLAKGLKLGLDTSFVPNTGKKSAKLKTGYKRDHMNVGCDLDFDMAGPTVHAAAVLGYEGWLAGYQLAFDTAKSKLTQNNFALGYKAGDFQLHTNVNDGSEFAGSIYQKVNCNLETAVHLAWTAGSNNTRFGIGAKYQLDKDATLSTKVNNACLVGVGYTQTLRPGVKLTLSAMIDGKSMNGGGHKVGMGFELEA, encoded by the exons ATGGCAGAGACAGAGGGGATTGTGGTGCAGCAGGACACGACAGAAAAGGTCGCGCAGGCAGAAAAGGTCGAGCAGGCAGAAAAAGTCGTGCAGGCAGAGAACAAAGATGTCTGTGTGACATGTCAGCCCCAAGTACCCAAAGGACATG GCATAATGGCCGTCCCTCCTGCATATTCAGACTTGGGAAAACCTGCTAAAGACATCTTCAACAAGGGCTTTG GCTATGGAGTTCTGAAGCTGGACGTCAAGACCAAGTCTCAGAATGGCGTT GAGTTTGCCACTTCTGGCTCcaacaacacagacacaggGAAGTCGGGGGGCCACCTGGAGACCAAGTACAAAGTGAGCGATCTGGGGATCAACTTCAATCAGAAATGGAATACAGACAACACTCTCTCCACAGAAATCACCATGGAGGACCAG CTGGCTAAAGGCTTAAAACTCGGTCTGGACACATCATTTGTGCCCAACACTGG CAAGAAGAGTGCCAAACTGAAGACGGGCTACAAGCGGGACCACATGAATGTGGGCTGTGACCTGGACTTCGACATGGCTGGTCCCACTGTCCACGCAGCTGCTGTGCTGGGCTACGagggctggctggctggctacCAGCTGGCTTTCGACACTGCCAAGTCTAAACTGACTCAGAACAACTTTGCCCTTGGATACAAGGCTGGTGACTTCCAGCTTCACACCAACGT CAATGACGGTTCAGAGTTTGCCGGCTCCATTTACCAAAAAGTGAACTGCAACTTGGAGACAGCGGTCCACCTGGCCTGGACGGCTGGCAGCAACAACACCCGCTTTGGAATTGGAGCCAAATACCAGCTGGATAAGGATGCCACCCTGTCT ACAAAGGTTAACAACGCCTGCCTGGTTGGAGTTGGATACACACAAACCCTCAGGCCAG GAGTGAAACTCACCCTCTCGGCTATGATTGACGGGAAGAGTATGAACGGCGGCGGACACAAAGTCGGCATGGGCTTCGAGCTGGAGGCATAA